The DNA region TTTTTCATGATTTACCGTTAGataaaatttaattgaaaaagcAGAAATTGGAGGGTATAGAGCTATATATTCTATGGTGGTGTGTTCTTTATCTTCAATATAGTTATCATCCTCTTGATGGTTAAtaagtctgtgtgtttttgttttcctccagTCTCTATCGATGCTGCTGAATGGTACTCCATTTGCCTTTGTTATTGACCTTGCTGCACTTGCCTCTCGCCGTGAATACCTCAAACTTGATAAATGGTTGACTGACAAAATCAGAGAGCATGGGGTAAGTGTATGTATTGATTTTAAGTAAAGTTGGATCAATAAAGATTGTTAGCTTTCCTGCATATgatatattttacaatatatttgtgttGGATCTGTGTGGCAGGAACCTTTTATCCAGGCGTGTGTGACATTCCTGAAGAGGCGGTGCCCATCCATTATGGGGGGTCTGGCCCCAGACAAGGACCAGCCCAAAAGTGCCCAGCTGCCCCCAGAGACCTTAGCCACCATGCTGGCCTGCCTGCAGTCCTGTGCTGGGTGAGACACTATACTGGACTGTTAGCTTGCCTGCTGcttttaaataactgtttgttgaccttttttttgaatgaatgtttAATCATGTCGCTTTTGCTCAAAGTGAAACCCAACATTGTTTGTGCTTTGACTATATAAGAATCACAAGTTATTTGAAGATACCAAATAGTCTTACTCCTCCatactctgtgtttttatttttttatttttttttttggtaactTAAAgattcatttcacttttttcccagGAGTGTGTCTCAGGAGCTGTCAGAGACGATCTTGACCATGGTTGCCAACTGCAGCAATGTAATGAACAAAGCTCGGCAGCCGCCACCAGGGGTTATGCCAAAGGGACGTGCCCCTAGCACCAGCAGCCTGGATGCCATCTCACCTGTACAGGTATCTCCATGTGAAAGACTCATCACGCCTCTGCAGGAAAACTTTGAAATGCCCTTTCATGTAAGAACTTGGTGTCAGTTAAATTGATCTCTATTCCTCACTTGCTTAAAAAATGCCCTTTTAAATATAACAGATTAATGTAATAGttgtatgatgttttttttaactttttttttaatgtattttcaatGAATATCATGTATATGTTGCTTTTACATGCCTCACATTTGTAGCACTGACTCACCCCATCCCTTGCCTAAttctctgtcttgctctctctctctccatctcttgcCTCCTCTCTAGATGGACCCTCTCTCTGGGATGGCTTCCTTGAGCCTGGGAGGTACGGCCACCTCCCACACTCAGAGCATGCAGGGTTTTCCCACCTCACTGAGCTCAGCTTTCAGTAATCCCCAGTCCCCAGCAAAGGCCTTCCCGCCCCTCTCAACCACCAATCCCAGCACACCATTTGGGGGCATTGGCAGCTTGTCCTCACAGCTCCCTGGTATGGACTCTGGTACTAtgctattttattattttcttttaatgcaTATTCATACTGAATCAGCAAGTCCTACTGCATTACATTGACATTTGACTCAGTCTTACTCAGCTTTACTGATAAATGAGACTGCAACAATTTCCTGTGGTTGCtaattttgtgtgtaaatattgTGTAAACAGTAAGCCTAAGCAACCTGTGGCATAGTTGGGGTTAGATCTTTAAATTTATTAGTTTGTATCAAGTTGTAAAATTGAGTCAaaagccaaaagaaaaacattttgttaaaggGAACATTTTTGCAGGACACCCTGTTTAGTCACTTTATACtttcacattaaattaaatcagaTTCATAGTGAGAAGGTCTAGGGATGCACCGATTGAATTTTTCTTGGCCGATTCTAGTtgctgattattatttttatttttttaaagcctgACCTGCCGATACCAATCCCAACCAATACTGATTTTCTTAAGCTTGATATAATCAACAGcctacaaaaaataaattcattaattaaaagAATCTACCTGTTCTTCAATAAACAACTTCATGGTCTGCATATCAAACACTAAACAGATTAAACATCTccagatgaaaacaaaatcaagTGCACCAGATTATATAACCGTATgatatttttctactttttcaaatgaaaataaagtgcaGCTGGTTAAACAACCtcatgacactttttttttttttttttactactatGTAGAAtttccacacagcagacaatcTTATTTCTGACCGCTGCAGTGCGGTGACCGTCAGGGGGATGAAGTGCATGTATATATAATCGGGTTTCTTGTCTGCATGTTAATGTACTGATGTTCTCGCTAGTCAGCGCAGCCGCAGTGTGTCGCCAGATGGGCTAATATAATCGGCTTTATCAGTCAGAAAGACCTGCCGGTCCGGGTCTGAGCAGATCAGGTGTAAAGTCGGCTGGTTTGGATCATCGGCCATTTGATCGGTGCACCCCTACAAAGGACAGTAGTTCAGAGGGTGAAGGAGGTGTAAAGTGAAATAACTCAAGTGTTACTTCCAGGTCCCTTGGGCTCAGGCATCGGCTCTGGTATTGGGTCTGGCCTGGGGATGTCAGCAGTCAGCACCGATCCATTTGGCACCAGGAAGATGAGCACACCAGGCCTGAACCCACCTACCTTTCAGCAGAGTAAGATGAAGGCCTGTaagtggtggtggtagtggtgtgACTGAGAGCCCCGCCCTGCGCTGCTCAGCACTGTATTTCCTCTGCAATGATCatgattattgtcttgattgGAAAATTTATTTCTAATGCACCATACTGTGCTTCACCATCATGGTGTACAAGATAAGTCTCACTGGTCTTTGTAAGACTTGTACTATGCTAACCTTCTGTAAACATTTAGctgaattatttaaatttgtgtcatttttgaaATGTCATGCAATGTATAAAATTCATCAGAGGAAATACAGGTCAGTCTTCCATTCCTTGTCTGCTTATGCTGACAGCCCCACTTAGTgtcatttgtttactttttaatcaTCAACAAGAGGTCTAACCTGAATGATTGGTTGGCATGCTTTTTGATGCTTCATATGTATAACTTTGTACAGATTTTCACAAACGACTTAACCCTTGTGCTTCACTTTAAGCAAGTTGCACTGTTGTTAAAGGACAAAAATGCCCACGTCaaaaaaactgtcataaaaatatattttaatattattttccactttcatagagtgattttttttttttaaccaatttCAATCCTAATCATCACTAACAATATTCATTTCAGAATTTTAAcccttttttttggtttttgagtGAGAGACACGGGGAGGGGGGGCATTGTGACCTTTAGTACCATAATTTCTGTCTCTctaactgtacacacacacacacacacacacacacacacacactaatttcCATACACGCACACCACTCTCCGACATCCATATCAGCACACACATATCATTTTAGTTGCATACATTTAATACATTGGTCTGCAGTACTCCATAATCCAGCAGCAGTGTCCCTAATGGAACCCAGGATAATAGCATTttttatatctatctatctatctatacaaACATGTGAAAATGGCTCAATCTGgtggaaaaaaagtaaaaactacaattttgaaGCCAGGGCTCTAGGTTGAAAGCctaatataataaaatgcatGATTTTATGTTGTAATGGCTGTGAGAATTTACGATGGGGCCATTTTTGTCCATAAGGATCTGAGTCTTTATTTTGGCTACACAGTTTATTATAGACTTATTATTGGAGCAGAGGTTGAACTTctaaaattcagaaaaaaaaatccccaccTTTGTCAAGATTTATGCCATATGCATTAATGCAGCCAAAACGATGGAAAAATCGCAAAATTTAAAATCCATAAACGTCGCTAGTGAGGCACAAGGGTTAATTACTTGGCTCATGCTTCGTGtgtgaaaatatttctttttctgcttctctaCCAGCTGACCTTTCTCAGGTGTGGCCTGAGGCAAACCAGCACTTTAGTAAGGAGATAGACGATGAAGCAAACAGTTACTTCCAGCGCATCTACAACCACCCACCTCACCCGACTATGTCTGTGGATGAGGTAAGTAGCTCTGTTATTCATTTGTTCtcagttaaaaacacaaacaaacctaaaacaaacataaatgctTTCAGGGGTTTATCAGCCCATGTTGATCATGTTACATTCAGTGTTCTCAAATATAATAATCTTCAAGTTCACTCATCTCCCACTACATTACGCTCTCCATCTAGGTGCTGGAGATGCTACAGAGGTTCAAGGATTCAACCATCAAGCGGGAGCGAGAGGTGTTCAATTGCATGCTTCGGAACTTGTTTGAGGAGTACCGTTTCTTCCCCCAGTACCCAGACAAGGAGCTGCACATCACTGCCTGCCTTTTTGGCGGCATTATCGAGAAGGGTCTTGTCACCTACATGGCCCTGGGCCTTGCCCTCCGATATGTTCTTGAAGCGTTAAGAAAACCTTATGGATCCAAAATGTATTACTTTGGAATTGCCGCTTTAGATAGGTTCAAAAACAggtatttaattttttctagTGCAATCAATATTAATGTAGTGTCAGTCATCTTCTGTCAGGCTAACAGATATCTTATATATTTCTAGACTAAAGGATTACCCTCAATATTGTCAACACCTGGCTTCAATTGCCCACTTCTTGCAATTCCCCCACCATTTACAAGAGGTAATCAGGTTTCCTTAATTTAATCTTTGTTCACCATTCTTAAATTCTTCCCCTTCACATGCTGTGGGAGGAGAATCACTTTCAGATAGATTAAATCTCTCGCTCTGCACCTTTCAATATCCTGTGTGTGCAGTATATCGAGTATGGCCAACAGTCACGGGACCCTCCGGTGAAGATGCAAGGCTCCATCACCACCCCCGGAAGTCTGGCACTGGCACAAGTACAAGCACAGGCCCAGTCGCAGCAGCCTGGGGTCCCTAAAGCACCACAGCCAGGTCAACCCAGCACCCTCGTCACCACCACTACGACTACAACCACAGTAGCCAAGACCACCACCATCACAAGACCCACACCCAGCAGCTTCAAGAAGGATGTGCCTGTGAGTTTGGCTTTGTTGATGTGTTGTCAATactcagttttattatttttttaatgtaaaattggCACACTGTGTATGGACTCACATCTGTTGCAAAGGTAATTGACATTGTTCCTACCTACAGCCCTCCATAAACACTACCAACATTGACACTCTGCTGGTGGCCACTGACCAAACAGAAAGGATTGTAGAGCCTCCAGAGAATGTCCAGGAGAAAATCGCTTTTATCTTCAACAACCTTTCTCAGTCCAACATGACACAGAAGGTAAAGGGAAACAGATAAAAAATTACGGAATATCAATAGTCAAAGAAGCTTTTATAAAACCATATTTGCTTTTGTCAGGTTGAAGAGTTGAAAGAGACGGTGAAGGAGGAGTTCATGCCCTGGGTTTCTCAGTACCTGGTGATGAAGCGTGTCAGCATCGAGCCCAACTTCCACAGTCTTTACTCCAACTTTCTGGACACTCTCAAGAACCCTGAGTTTGTCAAGATGGTCCTCAACGAAACATACAGGAATATTAAGGTGAAACATTTGAGGGATAAGGTTACTTGAGGgttttgaagatttttttttagctttctcTTGTTTGCTGCTCACAATAAACTGACAATACTTGCCTTGTGTAAAATAATATCCCTTTTCCACACATCCAACAAAGCTGGATTTAATACTGTGCAAGGCACTGGTTTTAGTCATTTACACCTGAGTATCCCTTAAATTCCTGGTAACCACAGTTACAGCACTGCTGAAGAACGGTcataatttgtaaaatactgactCTTATATCTCCGTTTCTTTCAGGTCCTGTTGACCTCTGACAAGGCAGCTGCCAATTTCTCTGATCGCTCCCTGCTGAAGAACCTGGGCCACTGGCTGGGCATGATTACACTGGCCAAAAACAAGCCTATCCTCTATACAGTAAGTTTGTAACAAGCTCTGTTGTATCATGATCGTGATGGGTCTCTTGTTTGCTTTTGGCTGAattatttttctccttctcccaGGATCTGGAGGTGAAGTCTCTGCTACTGGAAGCCTATGTGAAAGGCCAGCAGGAGCTACTTTATGTTGTTCCCTTTGTGGCCAAAGTTTTGGAGTCCAGTCTACGGAGCATGGTAAACAAGATAAGAAATAACCTCACTCCACTGCCCAGTATAAAATGTCATGCTGTCATATTTGCTTCAGACAAAAATAACTTTCTCAAATACTGTTAAATTGCCTCATACATATCTGATTCTACTATTTGATGTCCTTTTGATTCCTCATAGTGACTTTAACTCGTGTGTCTCTGTCGTAGGTTTTCAGGCCACAGAACCCTTGGACCATGGCTATCATGAATGTTCTCGCTGAGCTGCATCAGGAACATGACCTCAAGGTAATAGATTACTCTGCCTTGTTGCCACTTAAATCCATGCAGCAATCAAATCCAGTTGaactcaaaaaaatgtaattattgtacaaaagtaaacaaaatctaAGTGAACATTTATGAATGTGAAATGATCTCTCACATGGctctctgtttactgcagctgaaCTTAAAGTTTGAGATTGAAGTTCTTTGTAAGAACTTGTCTCTGGACATCAATGATCTGAAGCCGGGAAACCTGCTGAAAGATAAGGAGAAGCTAAAGAGCCTGGAGGAGCAGCTGTCGGCaccaaagaaagagacaaagccTCCAGAAGAGATGCTCCCAGTTTCTACCACAGGTGAAATACTTCAATTAGTGATGCTCTTCTTAACCTACACTTAAATCTGAAATTGAAGTATTTGAGCTGTACTTCAAATTAAGTTAGGCATCAGTTAAAATGTAAGCAAATCCTGTTTGCCTCTCTGCTTCTTACTGAGCCTGTCATATGTTTAGTATAAACTATCAAGCCTCCAAATGAAGTTCATCTTTATTAGATTAGACTTTGAATATTAAGTAAATGTCACATCTCGATAAGCTTAGtattagttgtttttgttgctttaatgcttgctttctgtttattttgtgtggatattgtgttttttcttgggATTTTAATCAAAATGGTGTTTTGTGACCTACAGGAGACTTTGCTCCATTTGCAGCTCCTCCATCAACCCCAgctgccaccaccaccaccacttgCACAACCACTGGGCCCCCCACCCCACAGTTCAGCTACCATGACATCAATGTGTATGCCTTGGCAGGCCTGGCCCCACACATCAATATAAATGTCAACGTAAGTATTGAGTACCTGTGAGCCCACTCAGTTAATAATGCTCCAGTTGCAAGCACTGCACTgtcaagacacacaaaatacaagCCGGATAAGAATGAAACACATTTGTATCTTGTaaatccttttttgtttttcttttcttgactTATCTCTCATGCTCCCTCCCATCTCTTCTCTTTAGATCCCTCTACTACAGGCCCATCCTCAGCTGAAGCAGTGTGTGCGGCAGTCAGTTGAACGGGCCGTCCAAGAGCTGGTGCACCCTGTGGTTGATCGCTCTATCAAAATTGCCATGACAACCTGTGAGCAGATCATCAGGAAGGACTTTGCCCTGGATTCAGAGGAGTCCCGCATGCGTGTGGCTGCCCACCATATGATGAGAAATCTGACCGCTGGCATGGCAATGATCACCTGCCGCGAGCCGCTGCTCATGAGCATCGCCACCAACCTTAAGAACAGCTTTGCTGCTGCACTTAGAGTAAGCTGAACGCAAACACGGCGgcttatttccctttttttactAGTGCTCCATAATATAAAAAGACAGCACAGAGAAAGCAGGAGTTTGAATAGTGAAGACAAAGATCTCCTCATTATTGTATTCCAAAACACATCTCCATTTGTTATTGCATTTGTTCCCTATGTACTCATCCTCCcctctgtttttgtctgatcACTTGTACCATTCCCGCTTCTTTAACAAGCTGTTTATTCCCTCAGGCACCAACTCCCCAACAGAGGGAGATGATGGAGGAGGCTGCAGCCAGGATTGCCCAAGACAACTGTGAATTGGCTTGCTGCTTCATTCAGAAGACAGCTGTGGAGAAGGCTGGCCCTGAAATGGACAAGAGACTAGCCACGGTGAGAAACCACTACCACTCTTTCTGTTTGGATGCTTGAGTTTTAATTAGCATGATGACTAAAGATGTACCTCTAGTAGTTTATGGTTATATTATGAGAAGTATTTTGATACATGTCATAATAGACTGCTCTGGTTTAGCCACGTGCTGTATtaacatgtaaattaaatgtgcaatgcctttgtgtgtgtacattgttgtatttttacttttaacctaaatatttaatgtttgtcttGTAGGAGTTTGAGCTGAGGAAACACGCACGCCAAGAAGGACGTCGTTATTGTGATCCAGTCGTGCTGACTTACCAGGCTGAACGTATGCCTGAGCAGATCAGACTCAAGGTAAGACCGCTGTCACATGTAGTCAACATTATTCTAATATCTAAATACATGTGtatatatcacacacacacctacatatGTGTATATGAACATAAAAGAGGTGAAAGGGCTTAAATGACCTCTAACAATAGGATTTATTACCTTGATTCATCCTACTCCATCTCACAGTTTTAAGTGCTGTACACAAGTTGAAAAGACATGTGAACATCATAATTCCTGCCTACATGCTGGCTAGGTCTGATTGGTTCAAATCAAACTACCTGATGTCATTTATGAACATCTGCTCTGTCTGTTATGAGATTTCATTCATATAAATGTGCTTTTGGGAACAACATATGTAGAAAATCACATGTGGATCAGTTCAGCCGCCGGTCAGTTTGCAGTGTGTGAATGtaatttgtgtgaaataacagaatgcatgtgtatgttgCAGGTGGGAGGAGTGGACCCCAAACAACTGGCTGTATATGAGGAGTTTGCCAGGAACGTTCCAGGTTTCTTGCCCAGTAATGATCTCTCTCAGCCCACTGGCTTCTTGGCTCAGCCAATGAAGGTACgtttttattgattcatttcttCCCCTTcacccccaaaacaaacaacttgAGCTCTCCTTAGTGTTATCATCTCTCGTCTTTTCAGCACTACAGTGTATCAGAAACTGACTAAAATACTACATGTGTTGCAGAGGGGTGTTGTAGTTTTAGACCCACAGATCTTAATTCCgtctctgctctctttttttttttttttttttaacagcaacaGGCATGGGCCACAGATGATGTTGCTCAGATCTATGATAAGTGCATGGCAGACTTGGAGCAGCATCTTCACGCCATCCCTCCAGCTCTTGCCATGAACCCCCTGACCCAGGCCCTGCGCAGTCTGCTGGAGGCTGTAGCCTTGGCGAGGAACTCCAGGGATGGCATCGCAGCCCTTGGCCTGTTGCAGAAGGTAGGAGACAGCCATATCTTTCAAGTCCTGCAGCTTTCATCCATTGACCGTTTCCACCACAGTTTTGCATTCCACTGTGTCATACGATGCACCTGTGCAGTGGTGTAGTGTTGAGGAGTCAACGTCTAGAGTTTAACCAAATTGTTCTCTCTATTTGGCAGGCTGTTGAAGGTCTTCTGGATGCCACTAGTGGGGCTGATGCTGACTTGCTGCTCCGCTACAGGGAGTGCCACCTGCTGGTACTTAAAGCCCTACAGGATGGACGTGCCTACGGACCACAGTGGTGCAACAAGCAGATCACCAGGTCAGTCAGGACATATTTGATTTCAGTAATGCACCCTCATTATTTGGTTAATCAACACTTAACATAGAACTGGTGTACAGCCTTGGGATATTGAAATATAAAGGTCTCTTTAAACATCACTGTCATGGACATATTGAGTCAAATTAGGTGTCTAATTAGCTTGCTGTGTTTCCGTTACAGGTGTCTGATTGAGTGCCGTGATGAGTACAAATACAACGTGGAGGCAGTGGAGCTTTTGATCAGGAACCACCTCGTGAATATGCAGCAGTATGATCTGCACCTGGCACAGGTACACAGTGTGTCTTACAGTCATTTACtagtttattttctttcttatagTTTGATTTGGGGTTTGGTGTGAATACTTGTGCAGTCAAATTTTATACATAACTACTTAAGATACATgtggagatttgttttttctcagccttatttaaaatgtgtctaaatGTCCTAATCACATGGTTCGGTGTGATGTTTAAGCGCTGTTTATCCTGCACCTTGACCAAGAGATTTGTGAATCAGCAAAGCATTTGTGTGTCCAGTATGAGCTAAGATGAATTGTTTTCTTCCAGTCAATGGAAAACGGACTGCACTACATGGCAGTTGCATTCGCCATGCAGTTGgtgaagctgctgctggtggaTGAACGCAGCGTCAGCCACGTCACAGAAGCTGATCTCTTCCACACAATTGAGACTTTAATGAGGACCTGTGCACACTCTAGAGCCAACGCACCTGAGGGGTAAAGAACTACGATGTTAAATCATGAAAATACTTTTAAACATCGACCACGTTAGTTCCCGCATGTAATAGTTTTAAAACTGACTCCTCtgtgctctctttctcctcctctctagTCTTCCCCAGCTGATGGATGTCGTTCGCTCCAACTATGAGGCCATGATCGACCGGGCTCACGGCGGACCCAACTTCATGATGCACTCCGGGATCTCACAGGCATCAGAATATGACGATCCTCCTGGCCTGAGGGAGAAGGCGGAGTATCTCCTGAGGGAATGGGTCAACCTGtatcactctgctgctgctggcagggATAGCACCAAAGCCTTCTCTGCTTTTGTTGGCCAGGTACAT from Thunnus albacares chromosome 7, fThuAlb1.1, whole genome shotgun sequence includes:
- the cnot1 gene encoding CCR4-NOT transcription complex subunit 1 isoform X10, which produces MNLDSLSLALSQISYLVDNLTKKNYRASQQEIQHIVNRHGPEADRHLLRCLFSHVDFSGDGKSSGKDFHQTQFLIQECVSLISKPNFISTLCYAIDNPLHYQKSLKPSAHLFTQLSKVLKLSKVQEVIFGLALLNSSNADLRGFAAQFIKQKLPDLLRSYVDADLGGNQEGGFQDIAIEVLHLLLSHLLFGQKGASGVGQEQIDAFLKTLCRDFPQERCPVVLAPLLYPEKRDILMDRILPDSGELAKTMMESSLAEFMQEVGYGFCASLDECRNIILQYGVREVTASQVARVLGMMARTHSGLTDGIPLQSISAPGSGIWSDGKDKNDGSQAHTWNVEVLIDVVKEVNPNLNFKEVTYELDHPGFIIRDSKGLHIVVYGIQRGLGMEVFPVDLIYRPWKHAEGQLSFIQHSLISPEVFCFADYPCHTVAIDILKAPPEDDNREIATWKSLDLVESLLRLSEVGQYEQVKQLFSFPIKHCPDMLVLALLQISTSWHTLRHELISTLMPIFLGNHPNSAIILHYAWHGQGQSPSIRQLIMHSMAEWYMRGEQYDQAKLSRILDVAQDLKSLSMLLNGTPFAFVIDLAALASRREYLKLDKWLTDKIREHGEPFIQACVTFLKRRCPSIMGGLAPDKDQPKSAQLPPETLATMLACLQSCAGSVSQELSETILTMVANCSNVMNKARQPPPGVMPKGRAPSTSSLDAISPVQMDPLSGMASLSLGGTATSHTQSMQGFPTSLSSAFSNPQSPAKAFPPLSTTNPSTPFGGIGSLSSQLPGMDSGPLGSGIGSGIGSGLGMSAVSTDPFGTRKMSTPGLNPPTFQQTDLSQVWPEANQHFSKEIDDEANSYFQRIYNHPPHPTMSVDEVLEMLQRFKDSTIKREREVFNCMLRNLFEEYRFFPQYPDKELHITACLFGGIIEKGLVTYMALGLALRYVLEALRKPYGSKMYYFGIAALDRFKNRLKDYPQYCQHLASIAHFLQFPHHLQEYIEYGQQSRDPPVKMQGSITTPGSLALAQVQAQAQSQQPGVPKAPQPGQPSTLVTTTTTTTTVAKTTTITRPTPSSFKKDVPPSINTTNIDTLLVATDQTERIVEPPENVQEKIAFIFNNLSQSNMTQKVEELKETVKEEFMPWVSQYLVMKRVSIEPNFHSLYSNFLDTLKNPEFVKMVLNETYRNIKVLLTSDKAAANFSDRSLLKNLGHWLGMITLAKNKPILYTDLEVKSLLLEAYVKGQQELLYVVPFVAKVLESSLRSMVFRPQNPWTMAIMNVLAELHQEHDLKLNLKFEIEVLCKNLSLDINDLKPGNLLKDKEKLKSLEEQLSAPKKETKPPEEMLPVSTTGDFAPFAAPPSTPAATTTTTCTTTGPPTPQFSYHDINVYALAGLAPHININVNIPLLQAHPQLKQCVRQSVERAVQELVHPVVDRSIKIAMTTCEQIIRKDFALDSEESRMRVAAHHMMRNLTAGMAMITCREPLLMSIATNLKNSFAAALRVS
- the cnot1 gene encoding CCR4-NOT transcription complex subunit 1 isoform X5, with translation MNLDSLSLALSQISYLVDNLTKKNYRASQQEIQHIVNRHGPEADRHLLRCLFSHVDFSGDGKSSGKDFHQTQFLIQECVSLISKPNFISTLCYAIDNPLHYQKSLKPSAHLFTQLSKVLKLSKVQEVIFGLALLNSSNADLRGFAAQFIKQKLPDLLRSYVDADLGGNQEGGFQDIAIEVLHLLLSHLLFGQKGASGVGQEQIDAFLKTLCRDFPQERCPVVLAPLLYPEKRDILMDRILPDSGELAKTMMESSLAEFMQEVGYGFCASLDECRNIILQYGVREVTASQVARVLGMMARTHSGLTDGIPLQSISAPGSGIWSDGKDKNDGSQAHTWNVEVLIDVVKEVNPNLNFKEVTYELDHPGFIIRDSKGLHIVVYGIQRGLGMEVFPVDLIYRPWKHAEGQLSFIQHSLISPEVFCFADYPCHTVAIDILKAPPEDDNREIATWKSLDLVESLLRLSEVGQYEQVKQLFSFPIKHCPDMLVLALLQISTSWHTLRHELISTLMPIFLGNHPNSAIILHYAWHGQGQSPSIRQLIMHSMAEWYMRGEQYDQAKLSRILDVAQDLKSLSMLLNGTPFAFVIDLAALASRREYLKLDKWLTDKIREHGEPFIQACVTFLKRRCPSIMGGLAPDKDQPKSAQLPPETLATMLACLQSCAGSVSQELSETILTMVANCSNVMNKARQPPPGVMPKGRAPSTSSLDAISPVQMDPLSGMASLSLGGTATSHTQSMQGFPTSLSSAFSNPQSPAKAFPPLSTTNPSTPFGGIGSLSSQLPGMDSGPLGSGIGSGIGSGLGMSAVSTDPFGTRKMSTPGLNPPTFQQTDLSQVWPEANQHFSKEIDDEANSYFQRIYNHPPHPTMSVDEVLEMLQRFKDSTIKREREVFNCMLRNLFEEYRFFPQYPDKELHITACLFGGIIEKGLVTYMALGLALRYVLEALRKPYGSKMYYFGIAALDRFKNRLKDYPQYCQHLASIAHFLQFPHHLQECVQYIEYGQQSRDPPVKMQGSITTPGSLALAQVQAQAQSQQPGVPKAPQPGQPSTLVTTTTTTTTVAKTTTITRPTPSSFKKDVPPSINTTNIDTLLVATDQTERIVEPPENVQEKIAFIFNNLSQSNMTQKVEELKETVKEEFMPWVSQYLVMKRVSIEPNFHSLYSNFLDTLKNPEFVKMVLNETYRNIKVLLTSDKAAANFSDRSLLKNLGHWLGMITLAKNKPILYTDLEVKSLLLEAYVKGQQELLYVVPFVAKVLESSLRSMVFRPQNPWTMAIMNVLAELHQEHDLKLNLKFEIEVLCKNLSLDINDLKPGNLLKDKEKLKSLEEQLSAPKKETKPPEEMLPVSTTGDFAPFAAPPSTPAATTTTTCTTTGPPTPQFSYHDINVYALAGLAPHININVNIPLLQAHPQLKQCVRQSVERAVQELVHPVVDRSIKIAMTTCEQIIRKDFALDSEESRMRVAAHHMMRNLTAGMAMITCREPLLMSIATNLKNSFAAALRAPTPQQREMMEEAAARIAQDNCELACCFIQKTAVEKAGPEMDKRLATEFELRKHARQEGRRYCDPVVLTYQAERMPEQIRLKVGGVDPKQLAVYEEFARNVPGFLPSNDLSQPTGFLAQPMKQQAWATDDVAQIYDKCMADLEQHLHAIPPALAMNPLTQALRSLLEAVALARNSRDGIAALGLLQKAVEGLLDATSGADADLLLRYRECHLLVLKALQDGRAYGPQWCNKQITRCLIECRDEYKYNVEAVELLIRNHLVNMQQYDLHLAQSMENGLHYMAVAFAMQLVKLLLVDERSVSHVTEADLFHTIETLMRTCAHSRANAPEGLPQLMDVVRSNYEAMIDRAHGGPNFMMHSGISQASEYDDPPGLREKAEYLLREWVNLYHSAAAGRDSTKAFSAFVGQMHQQGILKTDDLITRFFRLCTEMCVEISYRAQAEQQHNPAASAAIIRAKCYHNLDAFVRLIALLVKHSGEASNTVTKINLLNKVLGIVVGVLIQDHDVRQTEFQQLPYHRIFIMLLLELNAPEHVLETINFQTLTAFCNTFHILRPTKAPGFVYAWLELISHRIFIARMLAHTPQQKGWPMYAQLLIDLFKYLAPFLRNVELNKPMQILYKGTLRVLLVLLHDFPEFLCDYHYGFCDVIPPNCIQLRNLILSAFPRNMRLPDPFTPNLKVDMLSEINIAPRILTNFTGVMPSQFKKDLDSYLKTRSPVTFLSELRSNLQVSNEPGNRYNIQLINALVLYVGTQAIAHIHNKGSTPSMSTITHSAHMDIFQNLAVDLDTEGRYLFLNAIANQLRYPNSHTHYFSCTMLYLFAEANTEAIQEQITRVLLERLIVNRPHPWGLLITFIELIKNPAFKFWSHDFVHCAPEIEKLFQSVAQCCMGQKQAQQVMEGTGAS